In Gimesia panareensis, the genomic window GGGTGCCCTTTCAGGCAGCCGATCCAGTCGTTCTGGTCGTCGATGGCGATAAACAGAATATTCGGTTTTTGAGCCGCCTGGAGAGGTGTGCAGACGAGGCAGAGGAGAACAGTCATCAGGAGCAAGCGCATCCGAGGTCCCTTTCGCTGAATCAAATAGAATCAAAATGTATAAAGCCTTTCTATCATAACCATCCGGGGAACCGAAAGAAAACAGGGGATCGTATCAACAGTGTCGATTTCTCTTGAGAGCGGGTTTTCGTCTGGATTACATCAACCATTGCCGATATATTGGACGATATTCAGAACAGGCGATTTTCTTAGGCGCGGGTAAAATCATGCTTTCATTCTGTGATCACAATTATCGCAACGGTCGGCGGGAATTCCTGCGCGTGGGCGGTCTGGCGCTCGGCGGGTTGACCCTGCCTGGTCTGATGTCGCTGAAAGCACGGGCGGCGGGTTCAGGGACGCTGCTGAAGAATAAGTCGGTGATCTTCCTGTTCATGCATGGCGGTCCGAGCCAGATTGAGACATTCGATCCCAAAATGACCGCGCCGTCGGGCATTCACTGTGAGACGGGCGAAGTGAAGACGAAGATCCCCGGCGTGACGTTCGGGGGGACGTTTACGAAGCTGGCGCCGCTGGCTGACCGGATGTCGATCGTCCGCTCGTATCGTTCGGGGGACAGTCGCCACGACATCAAGCCGATCGTGCACAAGGATACGCTCGATGCCAACCTGGGTGCGCTGTACTCCCGCGTGGTGGGTGCGAATCATCCCGAGAACGGGATGCCGACGAGTGCGGTGCTGTATCCGCAGGCCATCGACGAAGAGATGATGCCGGCGTTCACGAAGTTCGGCAAATTCGATTCGCCCGGGCAGATGGGAAGTGCCTACGCGCCGTTCGTTCCCGGAGCTGGGGGGGACATGCAGTCAAATATGACGCTGTCGATTCCGCAGAATCGCCTGGATGATCGGAGGCAGCTGTTAACCAAACTGGATCGGGCTCGCTGGGCGGCTGACAAAAGCGACACGTTCGCAGCTGCGTCGGAACTGCAACAGCAGGCGTTTGACGTGATCCTGGGAGGCGTTTCGAAAGCCTTTGATCTGTCAGACGAAGATCCGCGGGTCGTGGCGCGATACGATACGGCGCCGCTGGTTCGTCCCGAAGCGATCAGCCGGCGGTGGAAGAATTATAAACGTTACATCGATAACGCGCAGTCATTAGGAAAGCTGCTGCTGATGGCACGGC contains:
- a CDS encoding DUF1501 domain-containing protein, which gives rise to MLSFCDHNYRNGRREFLRVGGLALGGLTLPGLMSLKARAAGSGTLLKNKSVIFLFMHGGPSQIETFDPKMTAPSGIHCETGEVKTKIPGVTFGGTFTKLAPLADRMSIVRSYRSGDSRHDIKPIVHKDTLDANLGALYSRVVGANHPENGMPTSAVLYPQAIDEEMMPAFTKFGKFDSPGQMGSAYAPFVPGAGGDMQSNMTLSIPQNRLDDRRQLLTKLDRARWAADKSDTFAAASELQQQAFDVILGGVSKAFDLSDEDPRVVARYDTAPLVRPEAISRRWKNYKRYIDNAQSLGKLLLMARRLCEAGCGFVTITTNFVWDMHADSNNAGVAEGMDYMGVPFDHAVSAFLEDVHARGLSDDILLVCTGEMGRTPKLNSRGGRDHWGNLSPLMLSGGGLNMGQVIGQSDRHAGSPQTEPIERKDLVTSIMHTLFDLGALRITRGVPNEVVQVATAGNVIPGLF